In Flavobacterium endoglycinae, one DNA window encodes the following:
- a CDS encoding DnaJ C-terminal domain-containing protein has protein sequence MDYIDYYKVLDVTKSATEAEIKKAYRKLARKYHPDLNPNDKEAEKKFKEINEANEVLSNPENRKKYDKYGKDWQHADEFEKAGYNPNQQQQRQYSRQSSQDFSGFGDEFSGSDFSDFFNSMYGSGRSSRSQSKYRGQDFNAELQLDLTAAYTTHKQNLTVNGKNIRITIPAGVENGQVIKIPGHGGPGVNGGPNGDLYITFLIDNNSDFKREGNNLYSNVDLDLYTAILGGEINIKTFDGKVKIKVPAETQPGTKIKLKGKGFPVYKKENQFGDLYVTYNLKIPTNLSQKEKELFEELSKIRKS, from the coding sequence ATGGACTATATTGACTATTACAAAGTATTGGATGTTACAAAATCTGCTACGGAAGCCGAAATAAAAAAAGCGTATCGAAAACTGGCACGTAAATATCATCCTGATTTGAATCCGAATGACAAAGAAGCGGAAAAAAAATTCAAGGAAATCAATGAAGCAAACGAAGTTTTAAGCAATCCCGAAAACCGAAAAAAATACGATAAGTACGGAAAAGACTGGCAGCATGCAGACGAATTTGAAAAAGCCGGTTACAATCCAAACCAGCAACAGCAAAGACAATATTCAAGACAAAGCAGTCAGGATTTTTCAGGTTTTGGTGATGAATTTTCAGGAAGCGATTTCTCAGATTTTTTCAATTCTATGTATGGATCTGGAAGAAGCAGTCGAAGTCAATCCAAATATAGAGGACAAGATTTTAATGCCGAACTGCAACTGGATTTGACTGCAGCTTATACCACTCACAAACAAAATTTAACCGTAAACGGAAAAAATATCAGAATTACTATTCCGGCTGGAGTTGAAAACGGACAGGTTATAAAAATTCCGGGACATGGCGGACCAGGTGTTAATGGTGGTCCAAATGGTGATTTATATATTACTTTTTTAATCGATAATAACTCCGATTTTAAACGTGAAGGCAATAATTTGTATTCAAATGTTGATCTGGATTTATACACGGCAATTTTAGGCGGTGAAATTAACATTAAAACTTTTGATGGAAAGGTAAAAATCAAAGTTCCTGCCGAAACTCAGCCGGGAACTAAGATCAAATTAAAGGGAAAAGGTTTTCCGGTTTATAAAAAAGAAAATCAGTTTGGTGATTTGTATGTGACTTATAATTTAAAAATCCCAACCAATCTATCGCAAAAAGAAAAAGAGTTATTTGAAGAATTATCTAAAATTAGAAAGTCATGA
- a CDS encoding chaperone modulator CbpM, which produces MSSKNLIQIKQFCLYHEIENTFIKDLNNYGLVEIIIQENDEFLQSEQLPTIEKMMRMHYDLNINMEGIDAIYHLLNKIEVLQQHLTNTQNKLRIYEENQSE; this is translated from the coding sequence ATGAGCAGTAAAAATTTAATTCAAATAAAACAATTTTGTCTGTATCACGAAATTGAAAATACTTTTATAAAAGACCTTAATAATTATGGTCTGGTTGAAATTATTATTCAAGAAAATGATGAATTTCTACAGTCGGAACAACTGCCGACAATCGAAAAAATGATGCGTATGCATTATGACCTCAATATCAACATGGAAGGAATTGATGCTATTTATCACCTTTTAAACAAGATCGAAGTTTTGCAGCAGCATTTAACCAATACACAAAACAAACTCCGGATTTACGAAGAAAACCAAAGTGAATAA
- a CDS encoding RidA family protein: MKRENILTGSPWEDKMGYCRAVRIGNIIEVSGTVAIVDGDKVKADDAYAQTYNIIERVEKVLEDLNVGIKDVIRTRIFTTDVSTFEEVARAHSAFFKDVKPTTGFYGISKLVAPEYLVEIEFTAVVQ, from the coding sequence ATGAAAAGAGAAAACATCTTAACAGGATCACCTTGGGAAGACAAAATGGGATACTGCCGCGCTGTAAGAATTGGTAATATTATTGAAGTTTCGGGAACTGTTGCGATTGTGGACGGCGATAAAGTAAAAGCCGATGATGCTTATGCACAAACGTATAATATTATAGAGCGTGTCGAAAAAGTATTAGAAGACTTAAATGTAGGCATTAAAGATGTTATCAGAACCCGAATTTTCACAACAGATGTTTCTACTTTTGAAGAAGTAGCCAGAGCGCATTCGGCATTTTTTAAAGATGTAAAACCTACAACTGGTTTTTATGGAATCAGCAAACTGGTTGCTCCAGAATATTTGGTTGAAATAGAATTTACTGCTGTGGTTCAGTAA
- a CDS encoding voltage-gated chloride channel family protein — translation MNTPNPKQLLLDIPKWILICLLIGIFSGSASAFFLVSLEWVTQFRMAHDWIIWLLPVGGFLVGLSYYYWGESVVKGNNLLLEEYENPKKVIPFKMAPLVLLGTLLTHLFGGSAGREGTAVQMGGAISDQFTKIFKLKNTERKILIILGISAGFASVFGTPLAGAIFALEVLYFSKINFKSILLSFLVAYAAYFTVEFWEIKHTHYSIPVIPELSVNNLFFTLIVGILSGFAALLFARSTHFWGSLFSKNIKYPPLRPVIGGAVLAIAIAGLGFTKFSGLGVPVIVDSFSTPNEWYDFLLKILFTGFTLGAGFKGGEVTPLFFVGATLGSALSVFIPMPIALLAGIGFVAVFSGATHTPIACTIMGMELFGIAPGIFIAIASIAAYFSSGSVGIYKSQIVKGPKYKFYQRFQKKELENL, via the coding sequence ATGAATACTCCAAATCCAAAACAATTACTGCTTGATATTCCGAAATGGATTCTTATTTGTCTCTTAATCGGTATATTTTCAGGATCGGCTTCAGCTTTCTTTTTAGTTTCTTTAGAATGGGTGACACAATTCAGAATGGCGCATGATTGGATCATTTGGCTTTTGCCTGTGGGTGGATTTCTAGTAGGTTTAAGTTATTATTACTGGGGAGAATCTGTCGTAAAAGGAAATAACCTTTTATTGGAAGAATATGAAAATCCAAAGAAAGTAATTCCGTTTAAAATGGCACCTTTAGTCCTTCTGGGAACTTTGCTAACTCACTTGTTTGGAGGATCAGCAGGACGTGAAGGAACAGCAGTACAAATGGGAGGTGCTATTTCTGATCAGTTCACGAAAATTTTCAAACTCAAGAATACCGAACGCAAAATTTTAATCATTTTAGGAATCAGTGCTGGTTTTGCATCAGTTTTCGGAACACCATTGGCAGGAGCTATTTTTGCCTTAGAAGTTTTATACTTCAGTAAAATTAATTTCAAAAGCATCCTCCTTTCTTTTTTAGTCGCTTACGCCGCTTATTTTACCGTAGAATTTTGGGAAATCAAACACACACATTACAGCATTCCTGTTATTCCTGAACTGAGTGTAAACAATTTATTCTTTACCCTAATTGTAGGAATTTTATCTGGATTTGCTGCCTTATTATTTGCCAGAAGCACTCATTTCTGGGGATCTCTTTTTTCAAAAAATATTAAATATCCGCCGCTTCGTCCTGTTATAGGCGGTGCAGTTTTAGCTATTGCAATTGCAGGATTGGGATTTACTAAATTCTCTGGACTTGGCGTTCCAGTAATCGTAGATTCTTTTTCAACACCAAATGAATGGTACGATTTCCTGCTTAAAATCTTGTTTACAGGATTTACATTGGGAGCTGGTTTTAAAGGTGGAGAAGTAACACCGTTATTTTTTGTTGGAGCTACTTTAGGAAGTGCTTTATCGGTTTTTATTCCAATGCCAATTGCTCTTTTAGCCGGAATTGGATTTGTTGCTGTTTTTTCAGGCGCCACCCACACTCCTATCGCCTGCACGATTATGGGAATGGAATTATTTGGAATTGCTCCGGGAATTTTTATAGCCATTGCTAGTATTGCGGCTTATTTTTCATCAGGCTCTGTGGGGATTTACAAATCTCAAATTGTAAAAGGTCCAAAATACAAATTTTATCAAAGATTTCAGAAAAAAGAATTAGAGAATCTTTAA
- a CDS encoding DHH family phosphoesterase gives MKIQDIQAIQLLLATPKKIVIIPHRGPDGDAMGSTLGLYHFLLKNNHHPTVIAPNDFPDFLAWLPGSETVKIFEKDTENCTKILEEAEIIFTLDFNAFHRTGEMEHTLAKLTAPFIMIDHHEKPHDYATYMYSDTSYGSTCEMVYNFISFLNKKEDIDKTIATCIYTGILTDSGSFRFPGTTGNTHRIIAELIDLGVENTQIPVLLYDNSSFSRLQLLGRGLQNMKIFEEHKTSYTTLTQEELDSFNYVKGDTEGIVNYGLSIRGIVFTAIFIENKDEKIIKISFRSQGGFDVNQFARDHFNGGGHMNAAGGRSEASMEETVKKFEDLVTKLKL, from the coding sequence ATGAAAATACAAGATATTCAGGCGATACAATTATTGCTTGCAACACCAAAGAAAATAGTCATAATTCCACATAGAGGACCAGATGGTGATGCCATGGGTTCTACTTTAGGTTTATATCATTTTTTACTAAAAAACAATCACCACCCAACCGTGATTGCTCCTAATGATTTTCCAGATTTTCTAGCTTGGCTTCCAGGATCAGAAACAGTGAAAATATTTGAAAAAGATACCGAAAACTGCACTAAAATATTAGAAGAAGCCGAGATAATTTTTACACTTGACTTTAATGCATTTCATCGTACAGGCGAAATGGAGCATACTTTAGCAAAACTGACTGCTCCGTTTATCATGATCGATCATCATGAAAAACCACACGATTATGCGACTTATATGTATTCTGATACATCGTATGGTTCTACTTGTGAAATGGTTTATAACTTTATTTCTTTCCTAAACAAAAAAGAAGACATCGATAAAACCATTGCTACTTGTATCTATACAGGAATTTTAACCGATTCAGGTTCATTTCGTTTTCCAGGAACTACAGGAAACACACACCGTATTATTGCTGAATTAATTGATTTAGGAGTCGAAAATACACAAATTCCTGTTTTATTATACGACAACAGCTCATTCAGCCGTTTACAGCTTTTAGGACGCGGACTTCAAAACATGAAAATTTTTGAAGAACATAAAACTTCTTATACAACCCTTACGCAGGAAGAACTAGATTCTTTTAATTATGTTAAAGGTGATACAGAAGGAATTGTTAATTATGGTTTGAGCATTCGTGGAATAGTTTTTACTGCTATCTTTATCGAAAATAAAGATGAAAAAATAATCAAGATTTCTTTCCGTTCGCAAGGAGGATTCGATGTTAACCAGTTTGCAAGAGATCACTTCAACGGAGGCGGACACATGAATGCCGCAGGCGGAAGATCTGAAGCTTCAATGGAAGAAACCGTTAAAAAGTTTGAGGATTTAGTAACTAAATTAAAATTATAG
- the gldI gene encoding gliding motility-associated peptidyl-prolyl isomerase GldI produces the protein MNYLKLSIYTLLLAVILAGCKHHEEARRPISRASGSFMKKSADRNKKLVASEEDVIKKIIKSNPKVKYYATKKGYWFCYDEKSNAETGAPKKGDIAYFNLEIKDITGKIIYSEADLGPQTYYVDKQDIMMGLRDGIKYMKKNEVVTFLFPSHMAYGYHGDNKKIGPNQSLICTVTLRNFVPDPAQAPTSANAVKPSGSTTPTSKPAVAKPAAQTKKDTLNP, from the coding sequence ATGAACTACTTGAAACTTAGTATTTACACCTTGCTTCTGGCAGTTATATTGGCTGGATGCAAGCACCATGAAGAAGCACGCAGACCCATTTCGAGAGCGTCTGGTTCTTTCATGAAAAAATCTGCCGACCGAAATAAAAAACTGGTAGCAAGTGAAGAAGATGTTATTAAAAAAATCATCAAAAGCAATCCAAAAGTAAAGTACTATGCGACTAAAAAAGGATATTGGTTTTGCTATGACGAAAAAAGCAATGCAGAAACTGGTGCTCCAAAAAAAGGAGATATTGCTTACTTCAATTTAGAAATTAAAGACATTACAGGTAAAATCATTTATTCTGAAGCCGATTTAGGTCCGCAGACGTATTATGTTGACAAACAAGACATCATGATGGGATTACGCGACGGAATTAAATACATGAAGAAAAATGAAGTGGTTACTTTCTTGTTTCCATCGCATATGGCATACGGTTATCATGGTGACAACAAAAAGATTGGACCTAATCAGTCATTAATCTGCACTGTAACTTTACGAAATTTTGTTCCAGATCCAGCGCAAGCTCCAACTTCTGCTAATGCTGTAAAACCTTCTGGTTCGACTACGCCAACATCAAAACCTGCAGTTGCAAAACCTGCAGCCCAAACTAAAAAAGATACCTTAAACCCATAA
- a CDS encoding peptidylprolyl isomerase has translation MKKIFLLLLAVSSFYSCKDEHSNLPDGLYADIETNKGHILVELDYKKAPVTVANFVTLAEGKNEFVTKDYLKNKHFYDGLKFHRVIENFMIQTGDPEGTGSGDAGYKFKDEFSDLKFDKAGVLAMANNGPGTNSSQFFITHVETPWLTNLHTIFGHVVDEKGQEVVNKVVQGDTIVSVNIIRSGEAAKKFDAVKVLRDYFGEASKYTLAQKQKVEYLESLKPKATKTASGLEYVITEKGAGKKPATGAQLYIHYAGFLENGTLFDSSIEEVNKTFGKFDAARAEQHGYQPIPFQAGRKDGMIPGFIEGIEKLSFGDKAVLFIPSHLAYGEAGAGGVIPPNANIIFEVQLLEKP, from the coding sequence ATGAAGAAGATTTTTCTATTGTTATTAGCCGTTAGCTCGTTTTATTCATGCAAGGACGAACACAGTAATCTGCCTGATGGTTTATATGCTGATATCGAAACGAATAAAGGACACATCCTTGTTGAATTAGACTATAAAAAAGCGCCCGTAACGGTGGCAAACTTCGTAACCTTAGCAGAAGGTAAAAACGAATTTGTAACAAAAGATTACTTAAAAAACAAACACTTTTACGACGGATTAAAATTCCACAGAGTAATTGAAAACTTCATGATTCAGACGGGAGATCCTGAAGGAACAGGTTCTGGAGATGCAGGATATAAATTTAAAGACGAATTTTCAGATTTGAAATTCGACAAAGCTGGTGTTTTAGCAATGGCAAACAATGGTCCAGGAACCAACAGCAGCCAGTTTTTTATTACACATGTTGAAACTCCTTGGTTAACTAATCTTCATACTATTTTTGGACATGTAGTTGACGAAAAAGGACAAGAAGTGGTAAACAAAGTGGTTCAAGGTGATACTATTGTTTCTGTAAACATCATTAGAAGCGGCGAAGCAGCTAAAAAATTCGATGCTGTAAAAGTATTACGTGATTATTTTGGAGAAGCTTCTAAATATACTTTAGCTCAAAAACAAAAAGTAGAATACCTAGAATCTTTAAAACCAAAAGCTACTAAAACAGCAAGCGGATTAGAATATGTAATTACAGAAAAAGGCGCTGGAAAAAAACCAGCAACTGGAGCTCAATTGTACATTCACTATGCAGGTTTCTTAGAAAACGGAACATTATTTGACTCAAGCATTGAAGAAGTAAATAAAACATTTGGAAAATTTGACGCTGCAAGAGCAGAACAACATGGCTATCAGCCAATTCCTTTTCAAGCAGGCCGTAAAGACGGTATGATTCCGGGATTTATTGAAGGTATCGAAAAACTTTCTTTTGGAGACAAAGCCGTTCTTTTTATTCCATCTCATTTAGCTTATGGAGAAGCTGGTGCTGGAGGAGTAATTCCACCAAATGCAAATATTATTTTTGAAGTTCAATTATTAGAAAAACCATAA
- a CDS encoding peptidylprolyl isomerase: MKFKFLFLFCLAVVNIQAQTKKTAAKPTAAKAKTVAATDPNDGIFATISTTKGDIVVALEYVKAPVTVANFITLVEGKNPYVKVERLKGKPFYDGLKFHRVINDFMIQGGDPEGNGTGGPGYSFKDEFVEELRFEKGGVLAMANSGPATNGSQFFITHKDTPWLNGKHTIFGHVVSGMDNVNKIVQDDVMTKITITRKGAAAKKFDAVKVFAEDVKKQEAKKEEAKKVVTAKAAYFAATKAKATTTASGLKYVITKNGTGVKGAEGSTIYFHYAGYFEDGNLFDSSMSEVAKAYGKYDPNRDAQGGYKAFPFTVGKKDGMIPGFIEALDMMTDGEKAIFFLPSNLAYGEKGAGGVIPPNATLIFEIETYQNQPVK; this comes from the coding sequence ATGAAATTTAAATTTCTATTTTTATTCTGTCTGGCTGTTGTAAATATTCAGGCACAAACTAAAAAAACAGCTGCAAAACCTACAGCTGCAAAAGCAAAAACAGTAGCAGCAACAGATCCAAATGACGGAATTTTTGCTACAATTTCAACCACAAAAGGCGATATTGTAGTAGCATTAGAATATGTAAAAGCTCCAGTAACAGTAGCAAACTTTATTACACTTGTAGAAGGTAAGAATCCTTACGTAAAAGTGGAAAGATTAAAAGGAAAACCATTTTATGATGGATTAAAATTCCACCGTGTTATCAATGATTTCATGATTCAAGGAGGAGATCCGGAAGGAAATGGAACTGGAGGCCCAGGTTATTCTTTTAAGGATGAATTTGTAGAGGAATTACGTTTTGAAAAAGGCGGTGTTTTGGCAATGGCTAATTCAGGACCTGCAACAAACGGAAGCCAATTCTTCATTACGCATAAAGATACGCCATGGTTAAACGGAAAACACACGATTTTTGGTCATGTAGTTTCAGGAATGGACAATGTAAACAAAATTGTTCAAGACGATGTGATGACAAAAATTACCATTACGCGCAAAGGCGCTGCGGCAAAGAAATTCGACGCTGTTAAAGTTTTTGCTGAAGATGTAAAAAAACAAGAGGCTAAAAAAGAAGAAGCTAAAAAAGTGGTAACTGCAAAAGCAGCTTACTTCGCAGCAACAAAAGCAAAAGCGACTACAACTGCTTCTGGTTTAAAATATGTAATTACTAAAAATGGAACTGGTGTAAAAGGAGCTGAAGGTTCAACTATTTACTTTCACTACGCAGGATATTTTGAAGATGGAAATCTTTTTGACAGCAGCATGTCAGAAGTAGCTAAAGCTTATGGAAAATACGACCCAAACAGAGATGCACAAGGTGGTTATAAAGCTTTCCCTTTTACAGTGGGTAAAAAAGACGGAATGATTCCTGGATTTATCGAAGCATTAGACATGATGACAGATGGTGAAAAAGCGATTTTCTTCCTTCCTTCTAATTTAGCTTATGGAGAAAAAGGTGCTGGAGGTGTTATCCCGCCAAATGCTACTTTAATTTTCGAAATCGAAACATATCAAAATCAACCGGTGAAATAA
- a CDS encoding EamA family transporter: MSQNNVLKGVFLVALGATTYGMLATFVKMAYSEGYTTAEVTTSQFVLGLIGILIINAFQKAKNKDKVVKATRKNIFSLMLAGTSLGMTSLFYYLAVKFIPVSIGIVLLMQTVWMGVLLEMILEKKLPSKQKVIAVFIVLTGTVLATNILNNDIKLDWRGIVWGILAAASFTTTMFTANRVAVGISSAQRSLYMLMGGAIIVFTFGFFTQVTPFNLAIFLKWGIVLSLFGTIIPPLLMNLGFPLTGIGLGSIVSALELPVSVMMAFILLDEKVILTQWLGIVLIILAIIIMNVNFKRKI; encoded by the coding sequence ATGTCACAAAATAACGTATTAAAAGGAGTATTTTTAGTTGCTTTAGGAGCTACAACTTACGGAATGTTAGCCACTTTCGTCAAAATGGCCTATTCAGAAGGTTATACAACTGCAGAAGTAACTACCTCTCAATTTGTACTTGGACTAATTGGTATTTTGATCATTAACGCTTTTCAAAAAGCAAAAAACAAAGATAAAGTCGTAAAAGCAACTAGAAAAAACATCTTTAGTTTAATGCTTGCTGGTACTTCACTGGGAATGACAAGTTTGTTTTATTATCTGGCAGTAAAATTCATTCCTGTTTCTATTGGAATCGTTTTATTAATGCAGACGGTCTGGATGGGTGTTCTACTCGAAATGATTCTAGAAAAGAAATTACCTTCCAAACAAAAAGTAATCGCTGTTTTTATAGTACTTACAGGAACTGTTCTAGCAACGAATATCCTAAACAATGATATCAAATTAGACTGGCGCGGAATTGTCTGGGGAATTTTAGCCGCAGCTTCGTTTACTACTACTATGTTTACGGCAAATCGTGTGGCAGTTGGAATTTCTTCGGCTCAACGCAGTTTATACATGCTTATGGGCGGAGCAATCATTGTTTTTACTTTTGGCTTTTTTACTCAGGTAACTCCTTTTAATCTGGCAATTTTCTTAAAATGGGGAATTGTATTGTCACTGTTTGGAACGATTATCCCACCGCTTTTAATGAATTTAGGTTTTCCATTAACCGGAATTGGTTTAGGAAGTATTGTTTCGGCATTAGAACTTCCTGTTTCAGTTATGATGGCTTTTATCTTGTTAGATGAAAAAGTAATTCTGACGCAATGGCTTGGAATTGTTTTAATTATTCTTGCGATCATCATAATGAATGTCAATTTTAAACGCAAAATTTAA
- a CDS encoding DoxX family protein gives MNLPWHLYVMSILYILAGVNHFRKPGMYIRIIPPIFKNPKTINIISGAAEVILGILLMISSTSQLAAWGIIVLLIAVFPANLFMFQNKKAGFGLPKWILFVRLPLQIVLIFWAYQYTL, from the coding sequence ATGAATTTACCTTGGCATCTATACGTAATGTCTATTCTCTATATACTTGCTGGAGTTAATCATTTTAGAAAACCCGGAATGTATATTAGGATCATTCCCCCGATTTTTAAAAACCCTAAAACAATAAATATCATTAGTGGAGCTGCCGAAGTCATACTAGGCATTCTGCTTATGATTTCTTCTACAAGCCAATTGGCAGCATGGGGCATCATTGTGCTGCTTATAGCCGTGTTTCCGGCAAATTTATTCATGTTTCAAAATAAAAAAGCAGGTTTTGGTCTGCCAAAATGGATTTTATTTGTACGTTTGCCCTTACAAATTGTTTTGATTTTTTGGGCTTATCAGTATACCCTATAA
- the aqpZ gene encoding aquaporin Z, whose product MKKLFAEFFGTYWLVFGGCGSAIFAAAYPELGIGFAGVALAFGLTVLTMAYAVGHISGGHFNPAVSFGLWAGGRFSAKELIPYIIAQCIGAIAAAGTLYTIASGKAGFVIDNTKAGAFASNGYGAFSPDGYSLQSAFIAEFVLTLFFLLIILGATDKFANTSFCGIVIGLGLTLIHLISIPITNTSVNPARSLSQAIFAGGEPLSQVWLFLVAPILGAIAAGFIYKTLLQKTEEA is encoded by the coding sequence ATGAAAAAATTGTTTGCAGAGTTCTTCGGAACTTATTGGCTGGTGTTTGGAGGCTGTGGAAGTGCCATTTTTGCAGCAGCGTATCCTGAATTAGGAATTGGATTTGCAGGTGTTGCATTAGCATTTGGTTTGACCGTTTTAACAATGGCGTATGCTGTAGGGCATATTTCGGGAGGGCATTTTAATCCTGCTGTATCATTTGGATTATGGGCTGGCGGAAGATTTTCGGCCAAAGAACTCATTCCGTATATCATTGCTCAATGTATTGGAGCAATTGCTGCGGCCGGAACTTTATACACAATTGCTTCCGGAAAAGCAGGTTTTGTAATCGATAATACCAAAGCTGGAGCTTTTGCCTCAAATGGTTATGGAGCTTTTTCTCCCGATGGCTATTCATTGCAATCCGCTTTCATTGCTGAGTTTGTGCTGACTTTATTTTTCTTATTGATAATTTTAGGAGCTACTGATAAATTTGCCAATACTAGTTTCTGCGGTATTGTCATTGGTTTGGGATTGACTTTAATCCACTTAATTAGTATTCCTATTACCAATACTTCTGTTAATCCTGCGAGATCGCTTTCTCAAGCTATTTTTGCTGGCGGTGAACCGCTTTCGCAAGTCTGGTTGTTTTTAGTTGCGCCTATTTTAGGTGCGATAGCAGCTGGATTTATTTATAAAACATTGTTACAGAAGACTGAAGAAGCTTAA
- a CDS encoding sterol desaturase family protein has product MNEIISYFSTIPSSHRSLILIGGITIFWMIENTFPLFQMQYRKWHHAGINIFFTLTTIIVNFVLAFILIKTANWTTENHFGILQWIPEIPLWLYTIIGLLLLDLIGAYLAHLVQHKIKFLWRFHLIHHTDTWIDTTSANRHHPGESVIRFIFTTLGVLVVGSPMWMVFLYQSLSVIASQFNHANISLPHKVDLFLSYFIVSPNMHKVHHHYVLPYTDSNYGNIFSVWDRIFGTFTSLPKEKIMYGVDTHMLAEENNQLKNLLQIPFQKSRSAKNMKNH; this is encoded by the coding sequence ATGAACGAAATTATTTCTTACTTCAGTACCATTCCGTCCTCGCATCGGAGTTTAATTTTAATTGGAGGAATTACTATTTTCTGGATGATTGAAAATACATTTCCATTGTTTCAAATGCAGTATCGAAAATGGCATCATGCGGGAATCAATATTTTCTTTACTCTGACTACAATAATCGTCAATTTTGTTTTGGCTTTTATTTTAATCAAAACGGCAAACTGGACTACCGAAAATCATTTTGGAATTCTTCAATGGATTCCTGAAATTCCGCTCTGGCTTTACACCATTATCGGTTTGCTTTTATTGGACTTAATTGGGGCTTATTTAGCGCATTTGGTGCAGCATAAAATAAAGTTTCTTTGGCGTTTTCATCTTATTCATCATACCGATACTTGGATTGATACCACAAGCGCCAACAGACATCATCCGGGCGAAAGCGTAATCCGTTTTATTTTTACAACACTCGGAGTTCTCGTAGTTGGAAGTCCTATGTGGATGGTTTTTCTGTATCAATCCTTATCCGTTATTGCTTCGCAATTCAATCATGCCAATATTTCACTGCCTCATAAGGTAGATCTTTTTTTAAGTTATTTTATTGTATCGCCAAATATGCATAAGGTGCACCATCATTATGTTCTGCCTTACACCGACAGTAATTATGGAAATATTTTTTCTGTCTGGGATCGTATTTTTGGCACTTTTACCTCTCTTCCAAAAGAGAAAATAATGTATGGAGTTGACACGCATATGCTGGCAGAAGAAAACAATCAATTGAAAAATTTACTGCAAATTCCGTTTCAAAAATCAAGATCAGCAAAAAACATGAAAAATCATTAA
- a CDS encoding DUF2805 domain-containing protein, with translation MKKSNRKELTVEQTEKLVSLALEERNPFEIIKKEFGLAEKEVLEIMKKKMPLEKFEMWKKKAIANKPKPKPIKIDDFDEDLDGKYYIKNKFD, from the coding sequence ATGAAAAAGAGTAACCGCAAAGAGTTAACTGTGGAACAAACTGAGAAGCTTGTTTCTTTAGCCTTAGAAGAAAGAAATCCATTTGAAATAATCAAAAAAGAATTTGGATTGGCAGAAAAAGAAGTTCTTGAAATCATGAAAAAGAAAATGCCTCTTGAAAAATTTGAGATGTGGAAAAAGAAGGCTATTGCGAATAAACCAAAACCAAAACCAATTAAAATTGATGATTTTGATGAAGATCTAGACGGAAAATATTATATAAAAAATAAATTTGACTAA